From Calothrix sp. PCC 6303, a single genomic window includes:
- a CDS encoding TIGR02450 family Trp-rich protein — translation MPKKQKFPYLLASKWTAQRKIDGWRHFQVINRKNQGKWVYAEMVASCDPEVRFWLNATLLQDRSQWEPGWQSLQEIQAGAEE, via the coding sequence ATGCCCAAAAAACAGAAATTTCCCTATCTCCTGGCTTCCAAATGGACAGCACAGCGAAAAATTGATGGCTGGAGACATTTTCAAGTTATTAACCGCAAGAATCAAGGTAAGTGGGTTTATGCTGAAATGGTTGCGTCTTGTGATCCAGAAGTGCGTTTTTGGTTAAATGCAACCTTATTACAAGATCGTTCTCAGTGGGAACCTGGTTGGCAGTCTTTACAAGAAATCCAAGCAGGTGCGGAAGAGTGA
- a CDS encoding N-acetylmuramoyl-L-alanine amidase: MRDSVWITRLLIISLVVFTLIGLLFGSKDTVQPSQEPASNLISDIKSWNPSQVEVQQAEKNQPKPIITSQAKVTKTPAPTKTKLQNSPQPLFKTTSAFKNYTPQYVVMWADPSNYGERFATDINGVPVYNQPIIVLHETSNSAQSAVNTFTNNQNDETKQVSYHTLITLSGQVVYLVPPDKRAFGAGNSVFETANGLETVQTSRNFKPSVNNFAYHVSLETPPDAWNKNVSSHSGYTDAQYNSLAWLIAQSEVPDERITTHRSVDRSGQRIDPVSFDFDRFFSVLHSFRKANIPKG, from the coding sequence ATGCGAGATAGCGTCTGGATAACTAGGTTACTGATAATCTCTCTAGTAGTTTTTACCCTAATTGGACTTCTATTTGGTAGTAAAGACACCGTACAGCCTAGTCAGGAACCAGCATCAAATCTAATTTCCGATATTAAATCTTGGAACCCTTCCCAGGTAGAGGTTCAACAGGCAGAAAAAAATCAGCCAAAACCAATAATTACTTCTCAAGCAAAAGTAACAAAAACACCCGCTCCCACCAAAACAAAACTTCAGAACTCGCCACAACCCTTATTCAAGACTACTTCTGCTTTCAAAAACTATACCCCTCAATACGTAGTTATGTGGGCAGATCCCAGTAACTACGGAGAACGCTTTGCTACCGATATTAATGGTGTACCTGTTTACAACCAACCAATTATTGTCCTTCATGAGACTTCAAACTCTGCACAAAGCGCCGTAAATACATTTACTAATAATCAGAACGACGAAACAAAACAAGTTAGTTACCACACCCTAATTACCTTATCGGGACAAGTTGTTTACTTGGTTCCTCCAGATAAACGCGCTTTTGGTGCAGGCAACTCGGTATTTGAAACTGCTAATGGTTTGGAAACGGTTCAAACTAGCCGGAATTTCAAACCATCTGTAAATAATTTTGCCTACCATGTTTCTTTAGAAACTCCCCCAGATGCGTGGAATAAAAATGTATCGAGCCACAGTGGATATACAGATGCTCAGTATAATTCTTTAGCTTGGCTAATTGCTCAAAGTGAAGTTCCCGATGAAAGAATCACCACTCATCGTAGTGTCGATCGCTCTGGACAAAGAATTGATCCGGTAAGTTTTGACTTTGATCGCTTTTTTAGTGTGCTGCACTCTTTTAGGAAAGCAAATATACCTAAGGGTTAG